In the Thermoplasmata archaeon genome, one interval contains:
- a CDS encoding zinc ribbon domain-containing protein, producing MGSEAGMEHCPECGWEVDPDEEMCPNCGAYLADYEDQESTEG from the coding sequence ATGGGGTCCGAGGCGGGGATGGAGCACTGCCCCGAGTGCGGCTGGGAGGTCGACCCGGACGAGGAGATGTGCCCGAACTGCGGCGCGTACCTGGCCGACTACGAGGATCAGGAATCTACCGAGGGGTAG